In Peromyscus maniculatus bairdii isolate BWxNUB_F1_BW_parent chromosome 9, HU_Pman_BW_mat_3.1, whole genome shotgun sequence, one genomic interval encodes:
- the Fam170b gene encoding protein FAM170B isoform X1, with product MEKGQVGLWCCYQRGTMRRNESSPRPGPAFLPEDIYLAARTHAVLGWSSSPSSQSSSEYQSYSPYQSWTSSRFDEQQDAPPESVCALYTHVQTVRGVAVAWETDDGFEPVTRKPLIREAEFIKRQRRKGSSFEMASNTDLHWELEACKHYCPQAEDSVDCCLEELRAPPDWLVTTNHGLRCVACCRVFPTLEALLEHAQHGIREGFSCQIFFEEMLERKRAREQRRDQQPVEEEESSSDSSECFKPTTKMLPQQQQQQQEQEKEQQKQQEQQEQEQPPTPPQPQPQQQPQQPQQLQQEPEQQPQQQKPEQQPQQQKPEQQPQQQKPQQQPQQQKPQQQPQQQKPEQQPQQQPQQQPQQKPQQQKPQQQPQQQQPQQQKPQQQPQQQLQQQPQQKPQQQLQQQKPQKQPQLQKQQQQQKQHPQHPRGK from the exons ATGGAGAAGGGACAGGTTGGTCTCTGGTGCTGTTATCAAAGGG GGACCATGAGGAGGAATGAGTCATCTCCACGGCCAgggcctgccttcctcccagaGGACATCTACTTGGCAGCCCGGACACACGCAGTGCTGGGCTGGAGCAGCTCTCCGTCATCCCAGTCGTCCTCAGAGTACCAGTCCTATTCTCCGTACCAGTCCTGGACCTCCAGCAGGTTCGATGAGCAGCAGGATGCCCCACCCGAGAGCGTGTGTGCCCTGTACACCCACGTGCAGACCGTGCGCGGCGTGGCAGTGGCTTGGGAGACTGACGATGGCTTTGAGCCAGTCACCAGGAAGCCCCTCATCCGCGAGGCCGAGTTCATCAAGCGACAGCGGCGGAAAGGCTCCTCCTTTGAGATGGCCTCCAATACAGACCTGCACTGGGAGCTGGAAGCCTGCAAGCACTACTGCCCGCAGGCTGAGGACTCTGTGGACTGCTGCTTGGAGGAGCTGCGAGCACCACCAGACTGGCTGGTCACCACCAACCATGGCCTTCGCTGCGTGGCCTGCTGCAGAGTCTTCCCCACACTGGAGGCGCTGCTGGAACACGCCCAGCATGGCATCCGAGAGGGCTTCAGCTGCCAGATATTCTTCGAGGAGATGCTGGAAAGGAAACGGGCCCGGGAACAAAGGCGGGACCAACAGCctgtagaggaggaggagagctctTCTGACAGTAGTGAATGTTTCAAGCCCACCACGAAGATGCTTccgcaacagcagcagcagcagcaggaacaggagaaggagcagcagaagcagcaggagcAACAGGAGCAGGAGCAGCCGCCGACGCCGCCACAACCACAgccgcagcagcagccgcagcagccgcagcagctgcagcaggagccagagcagcagccacagcagcagaagccagagcagcagccacagcagcagaagccagagcagcagccacagcagcagaagccacagcagcagccacagcagcagaagccacagcagcagccacagcagcagaagccagagcagcagccacagcagcagccacagcagcagccacagcagaagccacagcagcagaagccacagcagcagccacagcagcagcagccacagcagcagaagccacagcagcagccacagcagcagctacagcagcagccacagcagaagccacagcagcagctacagcagcagaagccacagaagcagccacagctgcagaagcagcaacagcagcaaaaacaacATCCACAGCATCCACGTGGGAAGTAG
- the Fam170b gene encoding protein FAM170B isoform X2: MRRNESSPRPGPAFLPEDIYLAARTHAVLGWSSSPSSQSSSEYQSYSPYQSWTSSRFDEQQDAPPESVCALYTHVQTVRGVAVAWETDDGFEPVTRKPLIREAEFIKRQRRKGSSFEMASNTDLHWELEACKHYCPQAEDSVDCCLEELRAPPDWLVTTNHGLRCVACCRVFPTLEALLEHAQHGIREGFSCQIFFEEMLERKRAREQRRDQQPVEEEESSSDSSECFKPTTKMLPQQQQQQQEQEKEQQKQQEQQEQEQPPTPPQPQPQQQPQQPQQLQQEPEQQPQQQKPEQQPQQQKPEQQPQQQKPQQQPQQQKPQQQPQQQKPEQQPQQQPQQQPQQKPQQQKPQQQPQQQQPQQQKPQQQPQQQLQQQPQQKPQQQLQQQKPQKQPQLQKQQQQQKQHPQHPRGK; encoded by the coding sequence ATGAGGAGGAATGAGTCATCTCCACGGCCAgggcctgccttcctcccagaGGACATCTACTTGGCAGCCCGGACACACGCAGTGCTGGGCTGGAGCAGCTCTCCGTCATCCCAGTCGTCCTCAGAGTACCAGTCCTATTCTCCGTACCAGTCCTGGACCTCCAGCAGGTTCGATGAGCAGCAGGATGCCCCACCCGAGAGCGTGTGTGCCCTGTACACCCACGTGCAGACCGTGCGCGGCGTGGCAGTGGCTTGGGAGACTGACGATGGCTTTGAGCCAGTCACCAGGAAGCCCCTCATCCGCGAGGCCGAGTTCATCAAGCGACAGCGGCGGAAAGGCTCCTCCTTTGAGATGGCCTCCAATACAGACCTGCACTGGGAGCTGGAAGCCTGCAAGCACTACTGCCCGCAGGCTGAGGACTCTGTGGACTGCTGCTTGGAGGAGCTGCGAGCACCACCAGACTGGCTGGTCACCACCAACCATGGCCTTCGCTGCGTGGCCTGCTGCAGAGTCTTCCCCACACTGGAGGCGCTGCTGGAACACGCCCAGCATGGCATCCGAGAGGGCTTCAGCTGCCAGATATTCTTCGAGGAGATGCTGGAAAGGAAACGGGCCCGGGAACAAAGGCGGGACCAACAGCctgtagaggaggaggagagctctTCTGACAGTAGTGAATGTTTCAAGCCCACCACGAAGATGCTTccgcaacagcagcagcagcagcaggaacaggagaaggagcagcagaagcagcaggagcAACAGGAGCAGGAGCAGCCGCCGACGCCGCCACAACCACAgccgcagcagcagccgcagcagccgcagcagctgcagcaggagccagagcagcagccacagcagcagaagccagagcagcagccacagcagcagaagccagagcagcagccacagcagcagaagccacagcagcagccacagcagcagaagccacagcagcagccacagcagcagaagccagagcagcagccacagcagcagccacagcagcagccacagcagaagccacagcagcagaagccacagcagcagccacagcagcagcagccacagcagcagaagccacagcagcagccacagcagcagctacagcagcagccacagcagaagccacagcagcagctacagcagcagaagccacagaagcagccacagctgcagaagcagcaacagcagcaaaaacaacATCCACAGCATCCACGTGGGAAGTAG